The following proteins come from a genomic window of Diorhabda sublineata isolate icDioSubl1.1 chromosome 7, icDioSubl1.1, whole genome shotgun sequence:
- the LOC130446229 gene encoding mediator of RNA polymerase II transcription subunit 17 — MSYSVNISVEAPIENQIQEITYDGTEIYQPPLTLSESLAKYAQKIDFSKTSELDVKKEESNEDDKSDTDSKDAFQSSLWPWDSVRNKLRSALQEIGVLADVLVISKDKRYLVLDPVQQEPLETKPMVQIYARKKALAGAASVLLAGAEKMKNSQNETARSRTTLDFHIELLRLRQNWRLKKVSNTIIGDLSYRTTGSKYLQTGTFEVTKAEEDEKGISPPSSPLPGGSAPLKPTSALRVSIPTELQGVAYIEVLCQKDQEDLCSANLCMLGSGPPPSNPDMHWQQKLEAAQNVLFCKELFNQLAKEAVQLQAPIPHMVVGNQIMATVLPGIQLIIGLRHSTSGDKKQPNPPPSKSDHDHVLEHSLHQLLREVHHKNTHHPFPHPATGPLGPSKKRMLAGPMAADRYELLEMTKTQTLLEQIVQQAQHFIMRMRTEYVLDTIAKEVKDPLITSHWNTLNSPTQSCVKIHISTHGYDAVCRTPLIIHVGQKNLKCICRDGKVMNMSYEPQELRDLIFCHINQHQILAVQALAKTMGWQALGNSNHLGTGTVEPLGNASSCLLSSPTGDRIIAVRCEPSTGTQVSVAHSPRTDFFPSRLVTERKWEHLGGQFRDVRLDKMEGRNFLHKMELLMASLTSSS; from the exons atgtcttATAGCGTTAATATATCAGTTGAAGCACCTATTGaaaatcaaatacaagaaataaCATATGACGGGACAGAAATATATCAACC TCCTTTAACTTTATCCGAAAGTCTTGCGAAGTATGCccaaaaaatagattttagtAAAACTTCAGAATTAGATGTGAAAAAAGAGGAATCCAACGAAGACGATAAATCAGATACTGATAGCAAAGACGCTTTTCAGTCTTCATTATGGCCATGGGATTCTGTAAGAAATAAACTAAGAAGTGCTTTACAGGAAATAGGCGTTTTAGCTGATGTCCTAGTAATATCTAAAGACAAGAGATATTTAGTGCTTGATCCTGTCCAACAGGAACCATTGGAAACTAAACCGATGGTACAAATTTATGCAAGAAAAAAAGCATTAGCAG GCGCAGCTAGCGTACTTCTAGCTGGagctgaaaaaatgaaaaattcacaaaacgAAACAGCAAGGAGTCGCACAACTTTGGATTTTCATATAGAACTTTTAAGGTTAAGGCAAAACTGGCgattaaaaaaagtatcaaacaCAATTATAGGTGATTTAAGTTATCGAACCACTGGCTCCAAATATTTACAAACTGGAACATTTGAG GTAACCAAAGCTGAAGAGGACGAAAAAGGAATTAGTCCTCCAAGCAGCCCATTACCAGGAGGATCTGCTCCTTTAAAACCTACTAGTGCTTTAAGAGTATCCATACCTACTGAACTACAGGGTGTTGCTTATATCGAAGTTCTATGTCAGAAAG atcaaGAAGACCTTTGTAGCGCTAATCTATGCATGCTAGGTTCAGGTCCACCACCTTCGAACCCAGATATGCATTGGCAACAAAAACTTGAAGCTGCCCAAAATGTCCTGTTTTGTAAGGAATTGTTCAACCAGTTAGCCAAAGAGGCAGTTCAATTACAAGCTCCTATTCCACATATGGTTGTCGGTAACCAAATTATGGCAACAGTTCTTCCAG gaATTCAGTTGATCATCGGATTGAGACATTCTACTTCTGGTGATAAAAAGCAACCGAATCCGCCACCTTCTAAAAGCGATCACGATCACGTTTTAGAACATTCGTTGCATCAACTTCTTAGAGAAGTACATCATAAAAATACACATCATCCGTTTCCGCATCCAGCTACAGGACCGTTAGGACCGTCAAAAAAAAGGATGTTGGCAG GTCCAATGGCAGCCGATCGTTACGAACTACTTGAAATGACAAAAACTCAAACGCTTTTAGAGCAGATAGTTCAACAAGCACAGCATTTTATAATGAGAATGCGAACGGAATACGTCTTAGATACAATCGCAAAAGAAGTAAAAGATCCTTTAATTACCTCACATTGGAATACATTGAACAGTCCGACTCAATCTTGTGTGAAAATTCACATATCGACTCATGGGTATGATGCTGTTTGTAGGACTCCGCTGATTATACACGTTG GGCAAAAAAATCTGAAATGCATTTGTAGAGATGGGAAAGTGATGAACATGAGTTACGAACCTCAAGAATTGCgagatttgattttttgtcaCATTAATCAGCATCAGATTTTAGCAGTACAGGCATTGGCGAAGACGATGGGTTGGCAGGCATTAGGAAATTCCAATCATTTAG GTACCGGAACAGTCGAACCACTAGGTAACGCTAGCTCTTGTCTTCTATCATCGCCTACAGGAGATAGAATAATAGCGGTACGTTGCGAACCATCCACCGGTACCCAAGTATCAGTAGCCCATTCACCACGAACCGACTTTTTTCCTAGTAGACTAGTAACCGAAAGAAAATGGGAACATTTAGGAGGACAATTCAGAGACGTAAGATTAGATAAGATGGAGGGAAGgaactttttacataaaatggAACTACTCATGGCTAGTTTGACTAGTAGTTCttaa